The segment AAGTTTATGGTTGATATAGACTTATCCTGTCTTTTTGTTTTTTGTAGTAATAGTGGCTATATGCATATTGTTATTATAATCCAGAGACACTGTTGTGTCAATGGCATAATATATTAGGGAACTACATTGGTGGTGATTTTGATGTTTTTGGACTGTTTATGAATACATGAATGCAGTAATGGTGCGGCTTATATCCAACCCATATTTATCCAGAGGGGTGTTTTGGGCTAATTATGATCTTGGGGAGGGGAAAGTTGGGTTAAGTGCGATTAGCCTTAATTCAAAGAATGAGGCGAACATGAGGACGAGCGAGGAAACTGTTTGAGGCGCGTGAGCGACGAGTTTAACTGAACCCGAGGGTTTAAAGGGCGTCGTTGTTCACAGGTGAGCGATATTGCTTAAGTGCCGCTGCAGCGCCCAGTGAAGCTTCGGTTACGGGACCGCGGTGCGGAACCAGCGGCTCTCTATAGTTGATAGAAAAATGTTGGCATGGAGCACCTGAGCGAACCGTGACAACGGCGTCATATGCGGAAGGCAAGCAAGAACCGTCCCTACTTGCCTACTTGTTCGTCCGGCTAGGACACATAATCGAGAAAGGTAATTTTTTCGCGCTCTTCCTGCTTTATCTCCGACGAGCGGGTAAGGTTGGCCCACTTGCCGCACCTGCTCCCCCACCTGCCGCCAAGTTTGCCGTCGATGTATAGCTCGCTGATTTCGCAATCGTTCGTGCAGTCCCCGCAGATAAAACTGCGCGGTGTACAGTTGAATTCTGCAATAGCCTGCTGGCCGCGGAAGCGGCTCTCCCAGCCGGTTTTAAGCCAGTGCTCGCGGGCCAGCAGCGCAACTCCCAGCGCTCCCATAACTTCAAAATAAGGCGGCACCACAACAGGGACTCCCAAAAGCTTGGTGAAAGCCGCTCTCATCCCGACGTTTGCCGCAACCCCCCCCTGGAAAACCACTATGGGGTTGATGCTCTTGCCCCTGCCTACACTGGCCAGGTAATTGCGCGCCAGTGCAACGCACAGTCCCGCAATCAGGTCTTCCTTGCTGTAGCCCATCTGCTGCTTGCTGATCAGGTCGGATTCCGCAAAAACTCCGCAGCGTCCGGCAATTTTGACAGGGTTCTTCGAAGTCAGGGCAATCTCACCGAAATTTTCAATCGGTATGTTCAGGCGGGTGGCCTGATGGTCCAGGAAGGAACCCGTCCCCGCGGCGCAGACGCTGTTCATATTGAAGCCTGTGGAAACGCCTTCCTTCAGGAAAATAATCTTGGAATCCTGGCCGCCGATATCGATAACCGTCCTGACCCGCGGCTCTACTTCACGGGCGGCCACGGCATGAGCGGTAATCTCGTTTTTCAGTATATCGGCCGAGACCATCGCCCCGGCCAGGTGGCGTCCCGAGCCCGTCGCACCCGCCGCCCTCACTTCTATGCCTGACTCCGGCAGTTCCCCGTTGAGTTTTTTAAATATCTTTTGCAGGGCTTCTATGGGGCCGCCGAAAGTGCGCTCGTAAGTGTGGAATAAAAGTTCCTTTTCCATATTGACAACTGCAAGTTTTGCACTGACGCTACCAACATCAATTCCCAGGAAACAATCCAACCCGACCACCTCCGTTAGGTTTTTTTTCCGAGCGCTCCAGCATAACTTCCAGGAAGGCCTCCAGCCTTGTCTCTAGGCCCGCCGTTCCGGTCTGCTCGCTGACGACCAGGGAAAGAAAGGGGAAATCCAGCTTTTCGCACAGGGGGATCAGTATGCTCTGGGAAACGATTTCAGGCATACAGGTAAAGGGGAGCAGGTGGATTACCCCGTCTGCGCCCTCCTCCCGCGCTAAAATAACCTCGCCGATGCTTTCCTGACCATGCCCGCCCACGGAAACGGGCAGGTAGGGACTGGCTGCAGCCACCACTTTCCGGTGCTGCAAAAGAGCTTTCTTTTTCCGCAGGACGTGCAGGTCAAACCACCTGCTGACTGTCATTTCGCGGTCTACGTATACCCTTGGACCGGGGCACGCGGCTAAAAATTCCTCCACATTCTGGTTGACATAATTTTGGATGACGGTGTAGAATTCCCCGACAATCTTGACCCTTAAAGCACGTACTTTTTCTTCCGGAATTGCGCTTATCTCTTCGGAAAAATCCTGCTCCGCCTTTTTTACTCCTTTTAAACTGTCAGCAGCCAAAACCCGGCTGATCAGCTTCTTCTGCGCCTTCAATGCCGATCCGGGACTGCTTTCATAAGCCTGCTTGCGCCTGACCAGCTTTTCAGCCTCGTCAAGGATGAGGATCTTTTGGTAGCCGAAATTCATAGCCCGGGCTATCTTAAACCAGGATGAATTTCCGGTCAGCTTTTTTACTGCCTCACGGAACCTGTTCCAGTTTTTTGGGAAGGGAAGGGGTGAATCGATTATTGTCATCTGGAAGTCGTACTTTTTACGCTTGAGCAGCAGTTCCTGGAGTTGGGCATACCAGCCCAGGCGGC is part of the Desulfotomaculum sp. genome and harbors:
- a CDS encoding 2-hydroxyglutaryl-CoA dehydratase, whose translation is MDCFLGIDVGSVSAKLAVVNMEKELLFHTYERTFGGPIEALQKIFKKLNGELPESGIEVRAAGATGSGRHLAGAMVSADILKNEITAHAVAAREVEPRVRTVIDIGGQDSKIIFLKEGVSTGFNMNSVCAAGTGSFLDHQATRLNIPIENFGEIALTSKNPVKIAGRCGVFAESDLISKQQMGYSKEDLIAGLCVALARNYLASVGRGKSINPIVVFQGGVAANVGMRAAFTKLLGVPVVVPPYFEVMGALGVALLAREHWLKTGWESRFRGQQAIAEFNCTPRSFICGDCTNDCEISELYIDGKLGGRWGSRCGKWANLTRSSEIKQEEREKITFLDYVS